A genomic stretch from Leptotrichia sp. HSP-536 includes:
- the nrdR gene encoding transcriptional regulator NrdR: MRCPFCGYENTKVIDSRSYFEGNSIKRRRECEHCGKRFTTHEKVAELSLTVIKKNGQKQPYSREKVYNGIIRAFKKRHSDNEKIEEMIDKIEREILTEYSGEIKSSELGDKILSYLIDLDEIAYVRFASVYKKFDSLDSFVKEIEKIRNDRK; encoded by the coding sequence ATGAGATGTCCATTTTGCGGTTATGAAAATACAAAAGTTATTGATAGCCGTTCGTATTTTGAAGGAAATTCAATAAAACGTCGACGTGAATGTGAACATTGCGGAAAAAGATTTACAACACACGAAAAAGTTGCTGAATTGTCATTGACAGTAATAAAAAAAAACGGACAAAAACAGCCTTATTCAAGAGAAAAAGTTTACAACGGGATTATAAGAGCTTTTAAAAAACGTCATAGCGATAATGAGAAAATTGAAGAAATGATAGACAAGATTGAACGTGAAATTTTAACTGAGTATTCTGGAGAAATAAAATCTAGTGAACTGGGAGATAAAATTCTTTCTTATTTAATAGATTTAGATGAAATTGCCTATGTTAGGTTTGCTTCAGTTTATAAAAAATTTGATAGTCTTGATAGTTTTGTAAAAGAAATTGAAAAAATAAGAAATGATAGAAAATAA
- a CDS encoding ABC transporter ATP-binding protein, translating to MNKNKIIELKNVNKIYKTKVEEIHILKNINLAFNKGDFISIQGKSGSGKTSLLNILGLLDEPTDGEIYIGGEKIHYRNEKAKNIIRNEKIGFVFQFHYLLNEFTALENVMMPALINKNMNRNEAQKKAKELLALVGLAKRTKHKPMELSGGEKQRVAIARAMVNDPDIILADEPTGNLDTETSNLINQLFMKINKERQQSIIIVTHSLELANLAAYKYKIENGEFNMILPTIQF from the coding sequence ATGAATAAAAATAAAATAATAGAACTGAAAAATGTTAATAAAATTTATAAGACAAAAGTTGAAGAAATTCATATATTAAAAAATATAAATTTAGCATTTAATAAAGGGGATTTTATTTCCATTCAAGGTAAATCAGGAAGTGGAAAAACTTCTCTTTTAAATATACTGGGACTTTTAGATGAGCCGACAGATGGAGAAATTTATATTGGCGGAGAAAAAATTCATTATAGAAATGAAAAAGCTAAAAATATTATAAGAAATGAAAAAATAGGATTTGTATTTCAGTTTCATTATTTATTAAATGAATTTACAGCTCTTGAAAATGTCATGATGCCTGCACTAATAAATAAAAATATGAATAGAAATGAAGCTCAAAAAAAAGCTAAAGAACTGCTTGCGCTTGTAGGGCTTGCAAAACGTACAAAACATAAGCCAATGGAACTTTCAGGCGGAGAAAAGCAGCGTGTGGCAATAGCAAGAGCAATGGTTAATGACCCTGATATAATTCTGGCTGATGAGCCGACAGGAAATCTAGATACGGAAACAAGTAATTTAATAAACCAACTATTTATGAAAATAAATAAGGAAAGGCAGCAGTCAATAATAATAGTAACACACAGTCTGGAACTTGCAAATTTAGCTGCATATAAATACAAAATTGAGAATGGTGAGTTTAATATGATTTTACCGACAATACAGTTTTAA
- the prfB gene encoding peptide chain release factor 2 (programmed frameshift) yields the protein MDLFEIKKQNEINGINIEEIRRHLDLENLKIEIENLEKQTFEPDFWNTENSQEILKNISAKKKMLEEYDNVNGLFEDVSTIIEFIEMGDNSFENELEQKAKNLENEIDNFKTKRLLDEEYDINNAILTINSGAGGTEACDWTEMLYRMYDRWANRHSFKVEVLDSLAGEEAGIKSITLNIKGSYAYGYLKGEKGVHRLVRISPFDSNARRHTSFAAVNVTPEIEDDVEINIRTEDLKIDTYRASGAGGQHVNTTDSAVRITHIPTNTVVTCQNERSQLKNRETAMKILKSKLFELELEKREKEMAELKGTESKIEWGSQIRSYVFQPYKMVKDHRTKAEEGNVEKVMDGDIDLFINEYLKYSKS from the exons ATGGATTTATTTGAAATAAAAAAACAAAATGAAATAAATGGAATTAATATTGAAGAAATTAGGAGGCATCTT GACCTTGAAAATTTGAAAATTGAAATAGAAAATTTGGAAAAACAGACATTTGAGCCTGATTTCTGGAATACTGAGAACAGTCAGGAAATTCTGAAAAATATCAGTGCAAAGAAAAAAATGCTTGAAGAATATGATAATGTAAACGGACTTTTTGAAGATGTTTCTACGATTATTGAGTTTATTGAGATGGGAGACAATTCTTTTGAAAATGAGCTTGAGCAGAAAGCAAAGAACTTAGAGAATGAAATTGACAATTTTAAGACTAAACGGCTTTTAGATGAGGAATATGATATAAATAATGCGATTCTTACTATAAATTCAGGTGCTGGCGGAACAGAAGCCTGCGATTGGACGGAAATGCTTTACAGAATGTATGACAGATGGGCTAATCGTCATAGTTTTAAAGTAGAAGTTTTGGACAGTCTGGCTGGGGAAGAAGCTGGAATAAAAAGTATTACATTGAATATAAAGGGAAGTTATGCTTATGGCTATTTAAAGGGAGAAAAAGGTGTTCATAGGCTTGTCAGAATTTCTCCGTTTGATTCAAATGCTAGACGGCATACTTCATTTGCCGCAGTAAATGTAACTCCTGAAATAGAAGATGACGTGGAAATAAATATTCGTACAGAAGACTTGAAAATTGATACTTATCGTGCAAGTGGAGCTGGAGGACAGCACGTAAATACAACAGATTCAGCTGTAAGAATTACACATATTCCAACAAATACAGTAGTTACTTGTCAAAATGAACGTTCACAGCTAAAAAATCGTGAAACTGCGATGAAAATATTAAAATCAAAATTATTTGAACTGGAATTGGAAAAACGGGAAAAGGAAATGGCAGAATTAAAAGGAACCGAATCAAAAATCGAATGGGGAAGCCAAATCCGTTCATATGTTTTCCAGCCTTATAAAATGGTAAAAGATCATAGGACAAAAGCTGAAGAGGGGAATGTTGAAAAAGTTATGGATGGAGATATTGATTTATTTATAAATGAATATTTAAAATATTCTAAATCTTAA
- the dinB gene encoding DNA polymerase IV, with amino-acid sequence MEERKIYLHYDMDAFFAAIEQRDNKELRGKPIAIGHGVVTTASYEARKFGIKSAMPTVQAKRLCPSLIVVSLRKDIYFEEGRRIQRLIKNILKKCEFTSVDEGYIDITEFIQNKNIKLDKRDEILKIERFIKKFKQYIYDNSQLTCSVGIGFSKISAKIASDINKPNGYFIFKNREHFLEYIYDKSLAIIPGIGKKTREVLKLFNATTVFQLYEIEKNELIRRFGMSKGEYLYNTVRGLHFTEINTDRKRQSYGHEITFNREENDISIIYDELKKQSNKLSRKLIEKNEFAKTVTVKIRYSNFVTHTRSRTLENATNNENKIYEATLENLNFFEKKDEIRLIGVQLSSILKNNVVQLSFNDLK; translated from the coding sequence ATGGAAGAAAGAAAAATTTATCTGCATTATGATATGGATGCTTTTTTTGCCGCCATTGAACAGCGGGATAATAAAGAACTTAGGGGAAAGCCAATCGCAATAGGGCATGGAGTTGTTACAACAGCAAGCTATGAAGCTAGAAAATTTGGCATAAAATCGGCTATGCCAACGGTTCAGGCTAAACGGCTTTGTCCCAGCCTTATTGTTGTGAGCCTTAGAAAAGATATTTATTTTGAAGAAGGCAGAAGAATACAGAGATTAATAAAAAATATTTTGAAAAAGTGTGAATTTACTTCTGTTGATGAAGGTTATATTGATATTACAGAATTTATTCAAAATAAAAATATAAAACTTGATAAAAGAGATGAAATCTTAAAAATTGAAAGATTTATAAAAAAATTTAAGCAATATATTTATGATAATTCTCAGCTTACTTGTTCAGTTGGAATAGGATTTAGCAAAATTAGTGCAAAAATTGCAAGTGATATTAATAAGCCAAATGGTTACTTTATATTTAAGAATCGAGAACATTTTTTGGAATATATTTATGATAAAAGTTTAGCTATAATTCCTGGAATTGGGAAAAAAACTAGAGAAGTATTAAAGTTATTTAATGCGACAACTGTTTTTCAGCTTTACGAAATTGAGAAAAATGAATTAATTAGAAGATTTGGAATGAGTAAAGGAGAATATTTGTATAATACGGTTCGTGGTTTACATTTTACGGAAATAAATACGGATAGAAAAAGACAGTCGTATGGACACGAAATAACATTTAATCGGGAAGAAAATGATATTTCCATAATATATGATGAATTAAAAAAGCAATCTAACAAGTTAAGTCGTAAACTTATAGAAAAAAATGAATTTGCAAAGACAGTTACAGTAAAAATCCGATATTCAAATTTTGTTACTCACACTCGTTCCAGAACTTTGGAAAATGCTACAAATAATGAAAATAAAATTTATGAAGCGACTCTTGAAAATCTAAATTTTTTTGAAAAAAAAGATGAAATAAGGCTCATTGGAGTACAATTAAGTTCGATATTAAAAAATAATGTTGTCCAATTATCATTTAATGACTTAAAATAA
- a CDS encoding PTS sugar transporter subunit IIA: METKNISEYMKADTIDLNLEAKNKNAVIKELYNNLKKTGLINNEELGLKDIFIREEIGSTGIGKRIALPHAKTKAVDELIITFGISRNGVVYDSMDGENVNIFFMFLCPENKAHEYLRVLARISRLIRENKFIENLLKATLNEEIIEIIRKQEMN; encoded by the coding sequence ATGGAGACTAAAAATATATCTGAGTATATGAAAGCTGATACAATAGATTTGAATTTAGAAGCAAAAAATAAAAATGCAGTAATAAAAGAACTATACAATAATTTAAAGAAAACAGGGCTAATTAACAATGAAGAACTTGGATTAAAGGATATTTTTATAAGAGAAGAAATAGGTTCAACAGGAATTGGGAAAAGAATAGCATTGCCACACGCTAAAACTAAAGCTGTAGATGAATTAATAATAACTTTTGGAATTTCAAGAAATGGAGTAGTGTATGATTCAATGGATGGTGAAAATGTAAATATTTTCTTTATGTTTCTTTGTCCAGAAAATAAGGCACATGAATATTTAAGAGTATTAGCAAGAATTTCAAGATTAATAAGAGAAAATAAATTTATAGAGAATTTATTAAAAGCGACTTTGAATGAAGAAATTATTGAAATTATTAGAAAACAGGAAATGAATTAA
- a CDS encoding SH3 domain-containing protein, with amino-acid sequence MKKILSSVIMVSSLSNVSMGATYMTSAKHNGINVRTSPTTKSRVTRVVPSGDIVNSNKRSGNWYKVRSVDSQSDYTGYIHNSLLRSVNERNVLPGGNTNVREKGSLKSRIVAKVNSEDVIYTIGKKKNGWYRVRVSTNKINGRKFGYIHESRFQK; translated from the coding sequence ATGAAAAAAATATTATCATCTGTGATTATGGTCTCATCATTGAGCAATGTTTCAATGGGAGCGACATACATGACATCAGCAAAGCATAACGGAATTAATGTGCGAACTTCTCCAACAACGAAATCCCGAGTTACAAGAGTTGTTCCAAGCGGAGATATTGTAAATAGCAACAAAAGGTCTGGTAACTGGTACAAAGTGAGATCTGTAGATTCTCAATCTGATTATACAGGATACATTCATAATAGCCTGTTAAGGTCAGTAAATGAAAGAAATGTACTACCAGGTGGAAATACTAATGTGAGGGAAAAAGGTTCATTAAAATCTAGAATAGTAGCTAAAGTAAATAGTGAAGATGTGATTTACACAATAGGGAAAAAGAAAAATGGATGGTATCGCGTAAGAGTTTCTACTAACAAGATAAATGGTAGAAAATTTGGATATATTCATGAAAGCAGGTTTCAAAAATAA
- a CDS encoding SH3 domain-containing protein, which produces MKKFNLKKMFLISILSFAFSTVSMGASFITSSKDNAINIRESATTDSKVIETLKNGEILESTEKSGDWHKVTYYNSNIKKSFTGYIHNSQLKETLGKLVITSSLGYSNIREKPTTKAAIKTRLKTGQTVYAISKTDDDWYYIKFNGNQHGYIYSNQVAKK; this is translated from the coding sequence ATGAAAAAATTTAATTTAAAAAAAATGTTTTTAATTTCAATTTTGTCTTTTGCATTTAGTACTGTTTCTATGGGAGCTTCTTTTATAACATCATCAAAAGATAATGCTATTAATATTCGAGAATCTGCCACTACAGATTCTAAAGTTATAGAAACTCTTAAAAATGGAGAAATACTTGAAAGTACAGAAAAATCTGGAGATTGGCATAAAGTAACTTATTATAATAGCAATATTAAAAAATCGTTCACAGGATATATTCATAATAGCCAATTAAAAGAAACACTTGGAAAACTTGTTATAACTTCCAGTTTAGGATATAGCAACATAAGGGAAAAGCCAACAACAAAGGCTGCAATAAAAACGAGATTAAAAACTGGTCAAACAGTTTATGCAATAAGTAAAACAGATGATGATTGGTATTACATAAAATTTAATGGCAATCAGCACGGTTATATCTACAGTAATCAAGTTGCTAAAAAGTAA
- the cdd gene encoding cytidine deaminase — MSLNENEILSYINEVNLLLKNAYVPYSQFPVAALLIDDNGCKHKGVNVENASFGLTICAERNAITTAITENMKKIKVLVITGNTPEPISPCGACRQVIREFSDKDTIIILANKDNKYKIASIEELLPYSFSAENLE; from the coding sequence ATGTCTCTAAATGAAAATGAAATATTAAGTTATATTAATGAAGTAAATCTTTTATTAAAAAATGCGTATGTACCTTATTCACAATTTCCAGTAGCAGCACTTCTAATTGACGATAATGGATGTAAACATAAAGGAGTTAATGTAGAAAATGCTTCCTTTGGACTTACAATATGTGCCGAACGTAATGCAATTACAACAGCAATTACTGAGAATATGAAAAAAATAAAAGTACTTGTTATAACAGGAAATACCCCTGAACCAATTAGCCCTTGTGGAGCCTGCAGGCAAGTAATCAGAGAATTTTCAGATAAAGATACAATTATAATTTTGGCAAATAAAGACAATAAATATAAAATTGCTTCAATAGAAGAATTGTTGCCATATTCATTTAGTGCAGAAAATTTAGAGTAA
- the deoD gene encoding purine-nucleoside phosphorylase, with translation MGTPHIGANRGDVAETILLPGDPLRAKYIAETFLEDVVQYNNVRGMLGFTGTYKGKKVSVQGTGMGVPSIGIYSHELITEFGVKNLIRIGTAGSYQEEVKVRDVVIAMSASTDSAINKLRFNGADYAPTASPELLFKAYEIAKAKGLNIKAGNIFTSDTFYGEDPNAWKKWAEFGVLCVDMETAQLYTTAAKLGVNALTLLTISDSFITHEVTSAEERQTTFNEMIEVALETAIQL, from the coding sequence ATGGGAACACCGCATATTGGGGCGAATAGAGGAGATGTTGCAGAAACTATATTGCTGCCGGGAGATCCGCTTAGGGCAAAATATATTGCAGAAACATTTTTGGAAGATGTTGTTCAGTATAACAATGTTAGAGGAATGCTAGGGTTTACTGGGACTTATAAAGGTAAAAAGGTGTCTGTTCAAGGAACTGGAATGGGAGTGCCTTCGATTGGGATTTATTCACATGAGCTGATAACTGAATTTGGAGTAAAGAACTTGATTAGAATTGGGACAGCTGGTTCTTATCAAGAAGAGGTGAAAGTTAGAGATGTTGTTATCGCAATGTCGGCTTCAACTGATTCAGCGATTAACAAGTTGAGATTTAATGGAGCAGATTATGCACCTACAGCAAGCCCAGAATTACTTTTCAAAGCTTATGAAATTGCTAAAGCAAAAGGACTAAATATAAAGGCTGGAAATATATTTACAAGTGATACTTTTTATGGAGAAGATCCTAATGCTTGGAAAAAATGGGCTGAATTTGGAGTACTGTGTGTAGATATGGAAACAGCACAACTTTATACAACAGCGGCAAAATTAGGAGTAAATGCATTAACATTACTTACAATAAGTGATTCGTTCATTACTCACGAAGTTACAAGTGCTGAAGAAAGACAAACAACTTTTAACGAAATGATAGAAGTGGCATTGGAAACAGCAATACAGCTTTAA
- a CDS encoding FtsB family cell division protein, translated as MKKIYFIGNIIFFCLVVYFIGQSLSVYMGKKKMKISLMETEKNIKELIERKNKLLEEKENTNDKEKTEKYARNDLNLKREGESTYKIVE; from the coding sequence ATGAAAAAGATTTATTTTATCGGAAATATCATATTTTTTTGTTTAGTAGTATATTTCATTGGTCAAAGTCTAAGTGTATATATGGGAAAAAAGAAAATGAAAATTAGTTTAATGGAAACAGAAAAAAATATAAAAGAATTAATAGAAAGAAAAAATAAACTGCTAGAAGAAAAAGAAAATACTAATGATAAGGAAAAAACAGAAAAATACGCAAGAAATGATTTAAATTTAAAAAGAGAAGGAGAATCTACTTATAAAATAGTAGAATAA
- a CDS encoding aminoacyl-histidine dipeptidase, producing MKIENLYPEKVFHYFGEISKIPRGSRKEKKISDWIVEFAKERNLEVIQDKALNVLIRKPATAGYEEYSPLILQGHMDMVWEKNKNTQFDFETQGIELVVEDGYLKANGTTLGADNGIAVAYALAILDSNDLKHPALEIIITTDEEDGMSGVNNLDFGIFSGKTLINLDTEEYGQVYVSSAGGARILNEFNFDAEKLEEDDTVISVDVKGLLGGHSGAEIHLGFGNSNKILAEVLNHLNKKYTLAIMDIDGGEKTNAIPREAVALLAVKLEDEKVSDFERLAKLAFKNITKDFKIIDKNPVIEVKEVKKEKLKNEGKLSISNTNAVISFLHEFPNGVISMSKDIEGLVETSINLGVIKTENKDGKIVIKIQTLPRSSVNKSLESLLNDVKELSEKYEVTVKINSPYPSWEYRKDSKIREIVVNSFKKITGKDAEIKAIHAGLECGIFDNNMENVDIVSIGPSIYGAHTPEERMEIDSVGKTWELLLKVMEDYNIK from the coding sequence ATGAAAATAGAAAATTTATATCCTGAAAAAGTTTTTCACTATTTTGGTGAAATTTCAAAAATACCAAGAGGTTCAAGAAAAGAAAAGAAGATTAGTGACTGGATTGTTGAATTTGCGAAGGAAAGAAATCTGGAAGTTATTCAGGACAAGGCGTTGAATGTATTAATAAGAAAGCCTGCAACAGCGGGATATGAAGAATATTCTCCACTTATCCTGCAAGGACATATGGATATGGTTTGGGAAAAAAATAAAAATACACAATTTGATTTTGAAACACAAGGAATTGAACTTGTTGTGGAAGATGGATACTTGAAGGCAAATGGAACAACACTTGGGGCAGATAATGGAATTGCTGTGGCTTATGCACTTGCGATACTTGACAGTAATGATTTGAAGCATCCAGCACTTGAAATTATTATCACAACTGACGAAGAGGACGGAATGAGCGGAGTTAATAACCTTGACTTTGGAATTTTTTCTGGAAAGACACTTATAAATTTGGATACTGAAGAATACGGACAAGTTTATGTGAGCAGTGCAGGTGGTGCGAGAATCCTTAATGAGTTTAACTTTGATGCGGAAAAACTAGAAGAAGATGATACTGTGATAAGTGTTGATGTAAAAGGACTTCTAGGTGGACATTCAGGAGCTGAAATTCATTTAGGATTTGGAAATTCAAATAAAATTTTGGCAGAAGTTCTGAATCACTTAAATAAAAAATACACTCTTGCAATAATGGATATTGACGGTGGGGAAAAAACTAATGCGATACCAAGAGAGGCTGTGGCGTTGCTGGCTGTGAAACTTGAGGATGAAAAAGTCAGTGATTTTGAAAGATTGGCAAAACTGGCTTTTAAAAATATAACAAAAGATTTTAAAATTATTGACAAAAATCCGGTTATTGAAGTGAAGGAAGTTAAAAAAGAGAAACTGAAAAATGAAGGGAAATTGTCAATTTCTAATACAAATGCCGTTATTTCATTCTTGCATGAATTTCCAAATGGAGTTATTTCAATGAGCAAGGATATTGAGGGGCTTGTGGAAACTTCAATAAATCTCGGAGTTATAAAAACTGAAAATAAAGATGGAAAAATCGTGATAAAAATTCAGACATTGCCAAGAAGCTCGGTAAATAAATCGCTTGAAAGTTTACTAAATGATGTAAAGGAACTTTCTGAAAAATATGAAGTGACAGTAAAAATAAATTCTCCATATCCATCTTGGGAATACCGAAAAGATTCAAAAATTCGTGAAATAGTTGTAAATTCATTTAAAAAAATAACAGGAAAAGATGCTGAAATTAAGGCGATTCATGCTGGACTGGAATGTGGAATTTTTGACAATAATATGGAAAACGTTGATATTGTTTCGATTGGGCCTAGTATTTATGGTGCTCACACTCCAGAAGAGAGAATGGAAATAGATTCAGTTGGAAAAACTTGGGAATTGCTGCTAAAAGTTATGGAAGATTATAATATCAAATAA
- a CDS encoding ABC transporter permease: MVEFFIAFRHVVERKFQSIFSVLGVAIAVTVFIVSLTVSNGLEKNMINSLLTMSPHILIKNKQKSFFENYNQIVENVKKIEGVKAVIPQINSQSIIKREGFAKGVLANGISPENVKTDLKLHMIKGNNNVSELNSVLIGEELSKELKLKVGDEISLVSAENKELKLLVRGIFKTGFLDYDSNLIIVPLRTMQILAEQGQAATEIGIKVESPQKVEETLNQVNNTVNGQEYGAISWKTINQNLLRAVQFEKFVLVAILSLLLVIASFAVSVILNMIVREKIKDIGILKSIGYTNKNIRRIFTIEGLIIGVFGMILASALSPLILMALKRLFKIYMKSGTYYLEELPLYISQKELLIIYGVTFVVVFLSTIFPAARASKLKPVEALKYE; this comes from the coding sequence ATGGTAGAATTTTTTATTGCGTTTCGGCATGTTGTTGAAAGAAAATTTCAAAGTATATTTTCTGTACTTGGGGTGGCAATTGCTGTGACGGTTTTTATTGTATCACTTACTGTTTCTAATGGACTTGAAAAAAATATGATAAATTCATTACTCACAATGAGTCCACATATTTTAATAAAAAATAAACAGAAGTCATTTTTTGAAAACTATAATCAAATTGTAGAAAATGTAAAAAAAATAGAAGGAGTAAAAGCTGTAATTCCACAAATTAACAGCCAGTCAATAATAAAACGTGAGGGCTTTGCAAAAGGAGTGCTGGCAAATGGAATTAGTCCTGAAAATGTGAAAACAGACCTGAAATTACATATGATTAAGGGGAATAATAATGTTTCAGAGCTTAATTCGGTTTTGATTGGAGAAGAATTGTCAAAGGAACTGAAACTAAAAGTTGGAGACGAGATAAGCCTTGTATCAGCTGAAAATAAAGAATTAAAACTTCTAGTAAGAGGAATATTTAAAACGGGTTTTTTAGACTATGATTCTAATCTTATAATTGTACCTTTACGAACTATGCAAATATTAGCGGAACAAGGACAAGCTGCAACAGAAATTGGAATCAAAGTTGAAAGCCCACAAAAAGTGGAAGAAACTTTGAATCAGGTAAACAATACTGTTAATGGTCAAGAATATGGAGCAATAAGCTGGAAGACAATTAATCAGAATCTCTTAAGGGCAGTGCAGTTTGAAAAATTTGTACTAGTTGCAATTTTAAGTTTATTATTAGTTATTGCAAGTTTTGCTGTATCTGTAATTTTAAATATGATTGTACGTGAAAAAATAAAAGATATTGGAATTTTAAAGTCAATTGGATATACAAATAAAAATATTCGTAGAATTTTTACTATAGAAGGATTAATAATTGGTGTTTTTGGAATGATTTTGGCAAGTGCATTATCGCCACTTATATTAATGGCTTTAAAAAGACTTTTCAAAATATATATGAAAAGTGGAACATATTATTTGGAAGAATTGCCTTTGTATATTTCCCAAAAAGAACTGCTCATTATTTACGGAGTAACATTCGTTGTTGTATTTTTATCGACAATTTTTCCTGCAGCCAGAGCATCTAAATTGAAACCAGTGGAGGCATTGAAATATGAATAA
- a CDS encoding 2-hydroxyacid dehydrogenase has protein sequence MKIVVFDAKPYDIEFFDKWNETFGANITYFEEKLSLKNVMLTKYQDVVCTFVNDDLNAKVLNILAKNGVRLIAARCAGYNNIDLKAARENRITVLRVPAYSPYAVAEHSLALLMSVNRKTHKAYNRTREGNFSLAGLTGMDLNGKTAGIIGTGRIARIFIRILNGLGMKVIGYDKFPNEQAAKEENFTYVTLDEIFANSDVISLHCPLFPETRHTINKETIAKMKDGVIIINAARGGLIDTEALVEGLKDKKIGGAGLDVYENESSYFFEDESASVLEDDLLARLLSFNNVVLTSHQAFLTKEALDNIAEATFNNILSYVKEEPLTNEVWYNEETGKVVEGLRK, from the coding sequence ATGAAAATTGTAGTTTTCGATGCAAAACCTTATGATATTGAGTTTTTTGACAAATGGAATGAAACATTTGGAGCTAATATTACGTATTTTGAGGAAAAATTAAGTCTGAAAAACGTGATGCTTACTAAGTATCAGGATGTTGTCTGCACATTCGTAAATGATGATTTAAATGCAAAAGTACTAAATATCCTTGCAAAAAATGGAGTAAGATTAATTGCTGCAAGATGTGCTGGTTATAACAATATTGACTTGAAAGCTGCCCGTGAAAACAGAATTACTGTTTTAAGAGTTCCTGCGTATTCACCATATGCTGTTGCTGAACATTCATTGGCTCTTCTTATGTCAGTAAACAGAAAAACTCACAAAGCTTACAACAGAACGAGAGAAGGTAACTTTAGTTTAGCAGGATTAACTGGAATGGATTTAAACGGGAAAACTGCTGGAATTATAGGAACTGGTAGAATCGCGAGAATTTTCATAAGAATTTTAAACGGATTAGGAATGAAAGTTATTGGTTACGATAAATTCCCTAATGAACAAGCTGCAAAAGAAGAAAATTTCACTTATGTAACATTAGATGAAATATTTGCAAATTCTGATGTGATTTCATTACATTGCCCATTATTCCCTGAAACAAGACATACAATTAACAAAGAAACTATTGCTAAAATGAAAGATGGTGTTATTATCATCAATGCTGCCAGAGGTGGATTAATTGATACTGAAGCGCTAGTTGAAGGATTAAAAGATAAAAAAATCGGTGGAGCAGGACTTGATGTTTATGAAAATGAAAGCAGTTATTTCTTTGAAGATGAGTCAGCAAGCGTATTAGAAGATGATTTACTAGCTAGATTGCTATCGTTTAACAACGTCGTTTTGACTTCTCACCAAGCATTCTTAACAAAAGAAGCATTGGACAACATTGCTGAAGCAACATTTAACAATATTTTATCTTATGTAAAAGAAGAACCGTTGACAAACGAAGTTTGGTACAATGAAGAAACTGGTAAAGTTGTTGAAGGTTTAAGAAAATAA